Part of the Anopheles coluzzii chromosome 3, AcolN3, whole genome shotgun sequence genome is shown below.
GCCAGACTGTTGGTAAGAGATTCTTCTTGTTTTCTGCGATTTTACGTtacttttgtttgtaaatGCTAACGATAAGTTAATACCTCCCCCGCCCTTATCCAAACCATCCAGGGCGTTCTGTTTTGTGTTGGTGCTGTTTTCTTCTATACCAAATTTGCTTACATATCTAACTTGCGCATTCATTGTTTAGGGGGTattattggttttgtttttccatgtttttttgtttgtttgtttgcttgtttgtttcgtttaagcTTTTAACCTTTTCGTTTGTCATTTTCACTTATCGGGGGGCTCGCTTTAATGATTACTTTcgagttttcctttttgttcgCATGTATGTTTGGCTAGTTTTTCACGGTACGGTAATCTATTACtgttttgccttttctttttgctcttaATTATTAAAGCTGATTTAATTAACATTTCCTGTGCTTTTATGTTGttcttattatttattattttcttcctttttcgtcTTGTTCTTCTTTGTTGCTCATTGTTCAATAGTGATACTACTGTAATGTCTACCTTCGTcggttgtagtagtagtagtagtagataTGTTGAATGGTATGTGTGCATTTTCCCGGGTTAGTGGCtttaaactaattcaatgcTTCTGTTTTCCTGTAACATTCGTAACGCGAGTTGGTAAGTTTTCATGGTTTGGGGATCAATTTTTACGtttcttctatttcttttttttctctgcaaCTGGACCTTATGAGTATTTTTCAATAGCGAATGTACCACACATTGCAGTACGTTGTTTGTTCGATACAGGAGCAAAAGCAGTGAGTAGCAGCAAAACCGAACCATGACGCAAAACTTATGCATTTATCATATTCCTCCTCTCACAAGAGCTTGGTCGTTTTTGTTTATCAAGTAGATGTAGAACACTAACACTTTCCGGCTTATATTCACTTCCCGATCACAACTCCGAGCACCCTGTCCCGATAAAACGATAAACGAGTTGCACAGTACCAGTACCCACACGGAATCGAGTTCTTCGCACAAGGACGTAAATCTCCTGGACCCCGCTTCTTTTGTATAGTTTTAGCGTTTAAGTAAAGAAATtcgaacaacacaaaaaaagcacaatagCACGATAAAACCATTAAAGCAAAGCGCATAGAAGAACGTTGGAGAAGAAAATTGCAGCTGGAACTGCACCGCTTCCTTCTCGAATTCTTCCTAAGCTGGAGTGTGCTGGACGGTACCACAATCAATAATATTAGTATGTATCACAGGAAACCGGTAAACCTGTTATCCATCGTCGAAAAACcattgcacacgcacacacacgcgcgcacaagGGTGAATGTGAATCAATGCTTACGATATCTGGTGATGATGAAACCCTTTTTCAAAAGCAGGAATGCGCGATCTGTGGTGCCCTTTTACTAAACCGGGTTCGGGCGATCATGACTAGACAATATTACTTATGCTGATGCACAAAAACGCTTAGGCGGCAGCAAACCCCAAcccaagcaagcaagcaaaaaaaaagcgcgcTCACTACACCTTTATACACTACTATCGGGAGGATAATATCGCTGAAGAGAAGCCAAACACGCACCAATCAGCAACAGAACGAACGGGTGTGCTTTATGATTATCAGAATGAatgtttaatgaaaaaaaaaaacaaacagaatgTATGATTTTACAGCATGCAGCAGCTGTGCGGACGCGACGTGCGAGAAGTTTAGCCATAATCGGTTGAGtatttcgataaaatcatGCCCTAATTACATGCTGCACCACAGAGGCTCTACTGGCACCGGGGGTGGGGTTTGTTCAATGTAGCGGCTGTCATGAGTGTGAAGCAGAAACGCGCTGGGAGGCGTGTGTTGAAACGGTTCAAAATGATTGTCAATTAATCGGTGTACGTACGTAGGATCCTTTGGAGGGTGAGAGGATGCGTGTAGACGACATACGACGACGAGGATCGACGACTATCGCTGGGGCGGATCTGAGAgtttgtgatgtgtttttaTGGTATAAGCATTTTAAAACAGTGTTTGCAGTTACAACTAACGAGTGAGAAACTAATCATTATCCCTTTTACTGATTCCAATCGATCGATCCTCGTTACGAGTGGTTCAACTTTTTGCCACTTCCTTGTCTTTCCGTGTTTTCCCTGTTTGGCGCGACAGCTACTCTTAAAACTGCAGTTTAAGCCATTTCCTTAGAGCGATCTACACTTGATAGCTGTgattttatagaaaaaaaaaagatgcaaatGTTGTCTGTAATTCCTAGCGATAGTGTAATTCACGTACTTTCAATGCATCATTTACTGCAAACAGTTCCCTTTTAGTACCTGCCTGGAAGCTGGAACCCGCGACAGTGACTTTCTTCACGCTCTCTAATCACGATGTTATCACCACCTTTACCTTTCTATCCTGTTCTTACACATTTATTCTCTTATCATAGTATCGCATTTTAAGACGCAATGCAATGCCTTACGTTTTGCTTACGTGTAAACGAgtaaacgcaacaaaaaaagcagggAACGTACATACAAAGCATATACAGTTAATTATATACATATTCAAGCCGCGTTCGAACGAATTATTACTGCCTACGCTCCCAAGGGTAGgggacaacaaaaaacaacaaaaaagctataAGACGGCACCAAAATCACATTACATCCCCATGGATTGGAAAGAAAAACCCGTACCTAAATTCTACTACCACTGACCAATGCATTGGCCGAAGCTCGTAAGCTGATTCGTGTGCGAGAAATCCTATCTATTCCTGAATTCATCCGTCACTGCTCTCTGCTACAGAATCCCTTTTCCATCTGCTACAGTATGTTTAGCTCACCCAAAGAATTCAAACATGAGAATACATAGAGTCGTGTCGTGGAGTAGTGGAGGCAAAACAAACTCTCAAGCACATTGATTGATATTTCCTGCACGGAAACAATGGACCAAACTACGCACACAGCGCGCATATCATAACAACTATAAAGCACAACAAAATTCTTACAAAATAATAAGCAACTCCTTCTCCCATTTTCCCCTACCTTAAGATCCGTATCCCCTCCTCGCGCCTTCTATCAAGTAAGTGGTTGTGGGTGTTtatgaatttgtgtgtgtgtatgtgcaacGTTTAAGGGGATACAAGTGCAATTGAAGTTGTGCTTTGAACGTATTTACAGCCACACATTGAATATCGCTTACGTATcacccttcccttccctccccccacaggtagcctccccccccccacagcaagtgatgtatttttaatgctttttgcTTTTATATGTTGCTGCGGGCACGGTTTCGTGACGTGATGTTATCATTTTTGCTCCCAAAATTAAtactttttgttatttcttttccattttcttgtgtgtctgtgtgggcCGATTGCTTTCGAGCAAGCATGCAATCACGCACCATCACGTACCTATTTCCTTGGGAAATTTCTTATTAATTGTTCATCGAAAAAAGGTCCAACGTGTTCTTCagttcagcagcagctcgtaATTGAATATTGGAAATTGCTTTctgagcgagtgtgtgtgtgggtatggcATTTGTTTGCCGCCACCCTTCCGGCGATATCTGTTCGAAATTTCCTACAATTTGATGAGATACCGTGACGTGGCTGGATGGTGGAACACTCTGAAAATGCTGAAAATCAAATTCGAGGAAAAAATGCGTTCCTGCGCTATTTTACACGCTATATGGTCGTTTTGCTTTGACGGTGGTGGAGAGTATGATGAACAAAAATCTACCTCAGTACGACGTACCCACAACAACAGACAAAGGGGCAGTGACGGGCAGCGCGGCCTCCAAACACGCTTACTCCTCCGTGAACGGATGCTCCGAGGTGTCGCTGATGTTTTTGCGCCGATTCTCCAGTATCTTGGTCGCCTGCTCGAGCGTTTCCAGATAGTACAGGTTGGCGAGGTCCAGGTTGGAGTAGTTGCTCTCGTCGTACCCGAACGTCATGCCGAGGATGATGTTGAACGCGCACGTGTCGTACTCGTGGCAGCCGGAGTACCGGTACAGCGGCTTCTTGTTGTACTTGCAGCCACCGGTTTGTGCTCCTGCAATGGAGGAATTACATTTTAAAGAAAGGAATTCTTTACCGCTtcccacaaaaacacacacacacagacagaacGACCACATACCAATCGGATGCAAGCACTCCAGCGTCAACGCGCAGCGCACCCAGGGCAGCAGCACCTTCTCGTTCACCGTCGCACTGTTGCGGAAGAACACAAACTCGAGCGACGTCATCGGCAGGAAGTAAAAGTTGTCCACCGCAATCTCGAAGTACTCGAACATCTTCGGATGCGTCCGGCTCGTTACTGGCTGCTTCGTCGCACAGCCCAGCACCCCGGAGGTACTGTTTTCCGCCCGCAATCGCACATCCTCCAAGTCGCGCACCACATTGCTGCTACCCCGCAGCCGCACACTGTTCTCGGTGAACAGGATCAGCTTCGACCGGGCCAGCGCATCGTGGATGATGATCGGCCGAAACGCGTGCATGCTCCGGTCGGCCACGTGCGCCGGCAGCCGGCTCATATCGTACGTTATCACAGTGCAGTGCGTGGCCGCGGTACTGTTGCACGAACCCTGCAGGGTGTGCAGGTCCGCCTCTGCCAGCCCGAGATCGTACACCAGCAGCGGCTGGGCGGGCAGCTTCATAGCCACGTGCTGGACGTACAGCAGGGCGGACGCAATGTCCCCCGGCAGGGCGTACGTGACGATGGTGAAGTTGGCCCTCGCGCTCGCATTGTACAGCGGTTGAGTGAAGCCGAGCTGGGCGAGATACTTCGGGTCGACCTCCGGCCGCGGGTCACCATTGGATTCACGGAGATTTTTCTACAATGAtagggaaaaaaggaagagagaTTTTGAGTAACGTCAAGGGGTTTGTGCTCCAAAGCTTACCTTAAAGTTGCGAAACTGCTGATGCGTCTGGGAGACAATGTTCTTGAGCGAATCATTCTGCTGACCGGCGGAACCAAACAGGATCAGTAGAAAGGTGGTCATAAGCACGCACGTCAGTATCAGCAGGAATGGTTTCGTTCTCATGGTTCCTGCCGCGTTGATGCCCCGTTTCTACAGTTGCCCTCTCTAAGCACACGTCCGGTCCTGTCcgtttgttcttcttctgttcGTTTTGTTGGCGTTTTTCGTCGAGTTTCGCTAGGAAATTTGTTCTTCACGCTTCACGGGGATGTTGTGATGATTTCGATGATGCGCAACACGCGCTTCTCTACGACGGCTGTTTCAGTTTTACAAAacacgatgacgacgatgacggcAACGACAACGCTTCAATTGTTGCAACAGCAAACGGATACTGCAGGTTCGGTTTtggtgagtgagagagagaacatGGAAATAGACCAAAATGGGGTGAGTAGAAGCAAAAATCACGGCGGTAAGCGTAACGATtaataaaatcaacatttacaCTGTATATCAGCAGGCAAACACAACATTTGGTGATAAAGGCGTGGAAGCGCAAAATTTCGGAACTCAGAGCATACGCAGTGAAGCATTGAGGGTACATTGGACGGATGGATCATTGCTTTGAAGTAAGAGATGGTTACTTTGAtaggaaaaatggaaatgtttTAAGTTTTAGCTGCTGAGCCGTTTATTTGACGATGCTCACACGACACGTGTCAATGGCGAGACGTGTGAAATCCGTGACAAGACAACTTCATGCCTAGAATATCCACAACGGCATtagcgggggaaaaaaaaccccgataACACCGCATCGGAACATCCTCCCACCATCGAGCGATCATGCAACCAACAACATCAGTTGTGTTTATCCTCTTAACCACCAACAGTGCACACATcgcaaatgcatttttaaaacaGTCCCCACCATACTAAAGCATCAATTGTCTCATTCTAATAAGCACATCGGGCAACATTGTTTCCCTTTGCACCATCCTGGCGCTTGTGTCGTGCTCCCCTAAATCACGGCACAACATCGCGGGTTGGACTTTCCCTGTTGGTAGGCAGAGACAGGCACGACCGCGATGTATCGGAAAATTGTAGGTGCGTGTCAACCCGTCATCGGGTTTCATCATCATAGGGCACAAATAGACAGGACGGGGGGGAAAAACAACGACTTAGGCAGGTTGGTGTTGGTCTCCACCCCGTCTATTAACGCTTTAACAGACTCGGCGGCCGCAGACTAACAGTCCATTTCCATGTGTCtgggaggaggtggaggaTATCTAGTGCCGGCAGCCTGGAGGACGTGTCGGAAAATGGCGATTTAATGTTACATTATCCGATTGGAGCGATTGGCGCGCGGGCGCGCGTTCGACACGGTGTGAACGAAGGGCTTTAGTAATGCTTctgtctgcctgcctgcctgcctcgACTAGTAGGCGCTGCCGGCGATGAGATTGAGGTGAAAGCGATATGATAAGACGAGCCAGTGTGCTTGCTGCGGTCGAACCAAGCAATCGCAGTATGCGGCCTTTAAGCGCGACCCGGCTAATGGTAATGTTGTGTTGGATTTTTTAATGCACACAAGTAGTATCACCAAACGAACGTCGGAAGTTAGCACGCGTATCTATATTAAATGAAGCTcgttcaaacacacacacacgaacagtTTGATCCAGCAGGGGTGTGTTGTCGTTAATTAACATGAAACTGAACTATGATAACAGGCAGgcgcatcatcatcttccTCACAGTTGCTAAGGTCAGAGCGGCGGGAATTCAACACCCATAAAAAGCTAAAGTTTATTAGAAGAACTACAACTTCATGGCTTCCTTCTCTTCCCCTAACCACTTCAGTACTAAGCAGAGCGATGCAAATTGGACACGTGACCCCCCTCTTCAACCCAGTACAACCTTCTCGGGACGGGTTGATTTGGTTTCAACCTTTGTTTTCTCCCTCCTTCTCCTTTCGGGGGTGACCTTACTCCGTGTCTGGGCTGGTTGGTAATTGATCTAAGGGTCTCTCCCTCCACCTCGCTGCAGTGTACGTTACTCTCTAGCCCGGATAATTAAATGGCAGCTAATTCCGAACTCTGTGTCGCAGTCTGTGTGCGATGTGTCGCATTCTTTCAATAGTATAAGCTGCTCGCTTTGTGCTCGGTGATAGCATCGTTAAAATAGATACTAACAATTTATTGTTCAGTTTTTTACGGAACGACCGCATCACCATCGGGTGTCACACAGAAGAATGAAATAACTATTTTTAATAATGACACAAATGCATCTCCCAGGGAAGTGCAGTTTTGCAGCTGCTTACTTGCCCCTTCTTTTGTATGCACTTCAGCTCCCAGATATGGCACAGGTTTTTGGGGGGTTTAGAGTTGGGACGACCCAATTCTACTGATAAAACCCGATACAAAGCGTCGGGAATGCTACTTCGCTGCTCCAAACCCTCGTCAGCCTAGAAGGATTTTATCCAAGTAAACCGGAATTTTCCAGGGTCTAGACGCGATAAGCAAATTCCAACCAAATGCGCCgtgtagcggaatttggggcaagtgtgccatacggggcaagagtgccaccaagcatttttccttgaaaactttagtttaatgatcaattttgtatacagttggttgctttccaatgactggGTATACTGAGCCAAATTTTATATAGatcaatcgatatttcccattgttttgaactgatttatgttgagtttcaaaattgagcagaatattataattttttaatccaaccaaataagctcttaaaaatcatgcgaacaatcaacccagaaaatatttacaccaccgcaTAGCctagaaaacgtgaaattttttgtggggttagttgaaaaaaactttctttttgtcactgaaaaattcaatttcaaaaaagttacaacttttggggcaaaagagccatctctgtttggggcaagtgtgccaccatctttcataggcgcgagctgtcaaaaatgtaaacattgttgtagcgtgttgcggtatggtgcgcttttacgagcggattctactccggaaaaacagaccagcaacaacccatattgcgatacagtttgtgatgaaaaggggttcattggtgacttaagacatgtaggaatacatacactagtggtacaaacgtaatgatttccaattatctaagaaatacggttattttaaccaggtggccgtcttgccccatacgagtggcactcttgccccatacgagtggcactcttgccccatagcccaaaaaacaacgtctttttggaccctttttaaaacgcttcaaaaactgttttgtttgcacttttttcaagcgaaactcagttataagtgaggaaatagatgtaaaatggttatgagatttaaatcggcttttgaaaaacacgttttagtgagttataacttgaaatgcttaaggtggcacacttgccccaaattccgctactcCAATACTTATTGCCTGGGATAACACACAGGCTTTGGTGGATAAAACTGTAACCACAGGTGTAGGTAACATAAAAcggcacacagcaaaacaccCGTTTGTACCGGTGTTTACCTGGTTCCCTCCCCTCGAGCGAGTTAATTGACTTTTTATCGTACTACTAAACGACAACAAGCGCCCCGAGCGAGACCACACCACAATGTCCCAGAGTTCGGGTCGGTGTAGAAACAAACGCATATTTGAAATCCCGCGTAGCTTATCAGCTGAGTGGGAATGGTACGTACTCGTGCCGGCCGACGAGACTAAACCCTTTAAAAACATGTGTTTTGCGCTTCCGACCGTGGCGCTTATCTGTATGGGGTGGCTGGCTGAGGTGTACTTGGGAGTGTACCTCATTTGCTGGCCGAATTCCCGTGCACTGATACAATAATCTGGACGCGTGTACATATCGgggtaaacaaacagttaagCCTGTTCGTTATTCCCAAGACAAATTGTGAAATTTCGCTTCAGGAAATAGCATACTCTTAGtttttaccccttttttcATTTGTAGGAAGCGAAAGGACGTCCCAAGTAGCATTGAAACAGTCCTTTTTATCCAACACGACGACAGTATGAATCACACAAACCAGACACAATGTTATGGCTCCGCTTCTGCCTCTGGCAAGCCGGCTACATGGAAGACAGGGGGGCAGAATTGATTTCCAACTGCGGCAAATGAAACAATATCTCCGCTCCCCCTTCCAATCACACCGGGAGGCCCGACCAGTGCGCCTCCGGGGGGGCTGGTACACACGAaacaccctccccccccccccccccacccagcCGTCACAAGATGTCACAACAATCCGGGGCCCGAAGAATATCCGATATCCGGTGGGTCCTCCCCGCCCAGCGTGAGGCATCCcattacaacaacaaagagAAAATAAGCGGGCCAAACCGAAACCGTATCGATTGACGGCGAAAGGATTATGTAACTCCTccacatcatcaacatcatcagcgTCAGCAAGCAGCATGTTCTcccacccttccagcagcgcCGGTTCTCCATTCAAACCCGGGGGCGCCAGAGGTGGTCTTTTGGCCTCGCAGGAACTACTGCACACAGCGCCCGGTGTGCAACCGAAAACAGCCACTATACGAACTATAcggaagagagagaaggagataATATCCTTTTTCTGGTTGGGATGTAACCAAAGCAGGCAACATATTAAAGAAGTGACACGGATGAGACCGGCGAGGATGGAGAGTCGAGAAGTGGGGGTTTGCTTTTCTCCAACAAAGCACGCCGCGGCCGCTTCCTTTACAAACTATTGACGGGCGTAAAAGCAATCTAAGCCAGGCGAGCGAGGACAAAACCACTAAAGATTGCATGTTGGCCTTCCTTTCGGTGGTCGGGGCCGTGCGCTACCTGATGAAACGTTCTACAACGGGACGTTCTCGTGGCACTTTCGTGGCCGTCCAATTTCACTTGACTGCAGTGCGTCAGCGAGCGAGCGGGTAATTGAACTGGGGCCCGCCAAACCGTCGCCCAAACaatgtttccgttttttttcgcctACTTTGCCATCCTTCTTCTCTTCTgcttccccacacacacacacaatcatacacacacctgGTGCCGACCGATTGCTGGTCCTAGTAGGCCGTGATGTAAAATGGAATTCGGTATTAGATtcggtttttttggtttggaaaGTCACGAAAGGCCACGACATAAGTGGCACCCGACGAACCGgtgatttcatttatttttattctcacCACTAGTAACCGCGATTTAATTAGGTCCTCATGTCCCACCGACTGACGATGAAAGAGggcgtcggtgtgtgtgtgtgtgtgtgctggattGACAGGGTCGCAACCGGTGTGACCGGAAGATGTCTGTCCGATCGAGCAAAGGGACAGTTTTTCGACAAGCATCCCAGTAGGCAGTTAGTCAACAAGTAGTGCAAAGGCAAAGAGCCCCGGGATCAACGGACGTGTCGTCTGAACTTTGGATCAACTTAATTAACACTTtcctgtacacacacacacacacaccacaacgGTGTACACGGGCCGTTTTCTATCTCTGCACAGCTTCCAAACCCTCAAACCTTCGCCTTCCTGTGGCCGGATGCGATGTAGGGTTGGAggagcagaaacaaaaaactctgAAGCGATGTTTTCTACTGTTGCTCTAGACTCGGCGGTGGTTGTGTGGCGGGGGAAGCTAGCTTTGCGCGCGAGTGCAACGTGCCTTGGCGGAGGATGGCGTTTTGTGGACTCTTCTCCGTTCTCTATCTGATATTTCTGACGCCACAGATAGGCCCACACTGCCCAAACACACGGAAACAGGATCAACACAGGCcctggtgggtgggtggtgagCAACTTCCAGTGGCAACAAGATTTAATTATCGCGTTGTGGTAGGTGTGGAGGAGGCAGCAGTATCCCTACCACCGGGGCTGTGCTTATCTGTCCTCTCTCGTCCAGCGTGACTCAAGTCGTGGGTCCAATAAAAAGGCAACACTGTCGCTCGTTTTCATTTATTGCTATCATGTGTGTTTCGAGAGGGTTTTTTGACAGTAGTACTTCAAGCCTACTTTGGGTCGGGTTGTATGAAAGATGCTTTGGGTTTGATAACTAATCTACGGAAGGAGGctgttcagtgtgtgtgtgtgtgtcttgcgATTAGAGGAAGCGATTGACATCTTCATGCGTGTAGCGTGAATTGACAGGAATTTCTTCGAGTGTGTCCTATGATTAGACGACATTTTACAGCTCCCGAGCATGCAGAGAGATAATGATGATGCAGTACGAAGCATATTTTTATGTATGTTTCAGATTAAAACTAATCCTGTCAATTTAAACCTAACTGTAGACATTACGTAAACCTTACAGGGTTCTCCAGGGGTTCTCACAGTTGTGGGACaccttccttgactctttcttatgggaagtgcacttcatatgatggataTCGCACTCTATGGCAACCTTGTTGGAAATtcttattggatttgtccaacaagggtgctatatagtccaattcccattacattaagttcatttcttgtaagaaagagtcaataaagtgctCTACAGCTATGAgtactcctggaaaaccctgtattttaaagaaaaaatgaaaactcaaTGCCCTAATCGAGACTTGCCGTTCTGCACAATATCATTCCGCCCCACTACAACAGCGAGCTGAGCGAAAAATTAGAACGCAGTTTTCCTTTGTCCAAAACCACCCACCAAAGAAAGGTAGCACGAGGGGGGATGAAATGGGGGGGGTGAAAAAAATGTGCTAATCATCGACTGGTTCGAATATTCTCCACCGTCATCGATGGGGATTAtgtaaacatacacacacacacccggccCACGCGGTTTCTCGCTTCTCGGTGTCTGATTATGGTAACATGTTCTAAGTGATTATTCACAtgcccttctctctctctctcgttctttcCACCAACCCTCGGGCTCAAAACAATCGCACAACCCACCACCCGCCCCTTACAGTACATATACCAGGAAGCGCTGAGGGCTGAAGGtgaatcacaaacacacatcaagGCAGCCCTGCAGCCGGTTCTAGTTAGCAGCGTGCGTTGGGGGCTCTACTACATATGTCGCCACGGCTACCGAGAAAAGTTAAAGACcgacaccgaccgaccgaccgacccaCATGGGTGGGGGAGGATGGTGAGTAAAATCTTCTGCTCGTGAGGAGGCAGCAGCAGGCTCATGCAGAAAGATAAGAAAAAGCTCACCATGCTGACCTGGTCGTagaaacagacacacaaaaagtgaaaccaccttcgctgctgatgctgtgaCAACACACCGACGGGGGCGGTGGAACCTTGGGGTATGCTAAATGAGGTCGGCGGTTGGGTTGAGTCGGTTTTGCAGCAGGTGGAGAGTATAATCTCACCCCCCACCCTTCCTTTAATTAAACACCACCACACGAGCAGGGCCGAGGCGCGGGATAGAGAATGGTGACGAGTCTCAGGGCAAGCCATGAAACGACCTGGGCGGTACAGCAGCACCGGTTGCTACACAGCAACCGATGTCACCCGGGGTTGACTGCTTGGTTCTGTGCGATGTGCCCGAGTTGACAGAAAATCGTACCCACCGCAGCACGGCAACCGcacgtcgtcgtcatcgtcgtcgtcgcttgCACAATTCACAATCATGTGGAAATTTCTTTTACGCCCCGGGCATCGAAGCTCGGTGCACGAAAGGGGTAGTGGGTTGTTGGGGGGGAGAAGGGA
Proteins encoded:
- the LOC120955227 gene encoding uncharacterized protein LOC120955227 gives rise to the protein MRTKPFLLILTCVLMTTFLLILFGSAGQQNDSLKNIVSQTHQQFRNFKKNLRESNGDPRPEVDPKYLAQLGFTQPLYNASARANFTIVTYALPGDIASALLYVQHVAMKLPAQPLLVYDLGLAEADLHTLQGSCNSTAATHCTVITYDMSRLPAHVADRSMHAFRPIIIHDALARSKLILFTENSVRLRGSSNVVRDLEDVRLRAENSTSGVLGCATKQPVTSRTHPKMFEYFEIAVDNFYFLPMTSLEFVFFRNSATVNEKVLLPWVRCALTLECLHPIGAQTGGCKYNKKPLYRYSGCHEYDTCAFNIILGMTFGYDESNYSNLDLANLYYLETLEQATKILENRRKNISDTSEHPFTEE